The Archangium primigenium genomic interval GATGACCAGGGGCTCGGTGGTGGTGGTGCCGTCCGAGGGCGGCGCGCCGCAACCGGTGGCCTGCGTGGGCTCGTCCAGCACGCCCAGCGTCGAGGACTGGGCGTAGGTCAGGCCGTGGCCGTAGGGGAAGAGCGGATCGTAGCCCGTGTCCCCCTTGTTGAGCGTCGTCTGGCACGGGGCCTTGGGCCACGAGAAGGACAGCTTGCCGTGGAAGTCGTGGTCCACCGCGCCGTCCTCCTTGCGGAAGAGCACGTCGGTGAGGCCCTCGCCCTCGGTGCCGGGCAGCCAGGCGGCGACGAAGGCGTCCGACTGGTTGATCATCTTGTTCATGTAGAGCGGGCGGCCCGAGTAGAGCACCGTCACGATCTTCTTCACGCCCTTGGCGCGCAGGCCGTCCAGCAGCGTCTGGTCCTCGGGACGCAGGCGGGCCATGTCCAGGGTCTGGGTCTTGCGGATGTCGCCGTTGCCCTCGGCGTAGGGCGTCTCGCCGATGACCGCGAAGACGACGTCATAGGAGGCGTCCGCCATGGAGCCCGCGGCGCTGGTGTCCAGCTTCGCCGTGGGGGCGACCTTCTGCACGGCCTTCCAGAAGGTGGTGCCGCCGCCGAAGTCGGCCTCGGAGGTGTCCGTCCCCTGCCAGGTGATGCTCCAGCCACCCGCCTGGTTGGTGAGGCTGTTGGCGCTCTTGCCCGTCACGAGCACCTTGGCCGTGCGGGACACGGGCAGCACGTTGTCGTTGTTCTTGAGCAGCACGAGCGACTTGCGCACGGCCTCGCGGGCCACGGCCCGGTGCTCGGCGGTGCCCACCTCGTGCGAGGCATTGCGCGCGGAGGGCTTGGGCCGATCGAACAGGCCCATGCGGAACTTCACGCGCAGGATGCGGCGGACCGCGTCGTTGAGCCGATCCTCGGGGATCTCCCCGCTCTTCACCGAGGCGAGGGTGTTGGTGATGAACGCCGTCCAGTCGGCGCGGTAGGGCACCATGATCATGTCCACGCCGGCGATGATGGCCTGGGGACAGTCGCTGTTGGTGCAGGCGCGCGACGAGTCGCTGTTGTCCGGCTTGACCTGTCCGTGGCCGTTCCAGTCCGAGATGACGAAGCCGTCAAAACCCATCTGGGTCTTGAGCACGTCCGTCAGCAGGTACTTGTTGCCGTGCATCTTGTAGGCCTTGGCGTTGTTGCCCTGGTCCTTGTTCTTCCAGCTGTTGAACGAGGCCATGACCGTCTGGGCGCCCGCCTGGAGCGCCGTGACGTAGCCGCGACCGTGGATGTCGCGCAGGTCCTTCTCCGTCAGCTCGGAGATGCCCTGGTCGGTGCCGTCCGTGGTGGCGCCATCGCCCAGGAAGTGCTTGGCCGAGGCGATCACGCGCTCGTTGACCTTGGCGTCCTTGGCCAGCTGGCCCTGGAGCCCCTCGACGATCTTGCCCGCGTAGGCCTCGACGATGGCGGGATCCTCCGAGTAGCCCTCGTAGGTGCGGCCCCAGCGATCATCGCGCACCACGGCCACGGTGGGACCGAAGGCCCAGTCCAGACCGGTGTGGGCCACCTCGCGCGCCGTCACCTCGCCGATGCGCCGCATGAGGTCCGGGTCGTTCGCCGCGCCCAGGCCGATGTTGTGCGGGAAGAACGTGGCGCCCTTCACGTTGTTGTGGCCGTGCACCGCGTCCACGCCCCAGATGATGGGGATGCGGTGCGGGTTGGCCGGGTCCATCGAGGCCTCCCAGAGCTGATCGGCCAGCGTGTACCACTCCGCCACCGTGGCGTTCTTCTTGCCGCCGGGCCAGGAGCCGCCGCCGTTGAGCACCGAGCCGAGGTGGTACTTCTTCACGTCCTCGGGCGTGACGTTGGCGATCTCCACCTGGGTGATCTGCCCGACCTTCTCCTCGAGCGTCATGTCGGCGAGCAGTTCGTCGACCTTGGCCTCGATGGCGGGATCCTTCGGGATGGCGCTCTGCACGGCCGGCCAGGTGAGCGGCCCGGGCGGCTGCGGCGGCTCGGGCGGCTTCTCGGGCTCGGGCTGCGGCTGCTCGATGGGGGGCTCCACGGGGGCGGGCTCGGGGGGGTTGGGGTCCTTGCAGGCCGCCAGCGACAGGAGCAGGAGTGCGGCGCGCGGGGCGCTCTTTCTCCGAGAGAACAACCGTTCCATGCCATCTCCAGGGGGGGATCTTCGAGGGGCGCGTTGACGGGCCCACGGGAAGCAGTCACCCCGGCCGGTCAAAGCGTGGGCACCGTAGAAGTAAGAGCCCCCGCATGCAAGGCGCCCCCGTGCGTCGACGCGGTGCGGCGCGCGTTCTCCCGAAACGACACAGGCCCCTCATGCCGTGGGCACGAGGAGCCTGGGATGTCTTGCTTGCTTTTCCCGGGAAAAAATCCCGGGGGATCAGAACTCCGCGGCGGCGCGGGGATCGATGATGCCGCACTCCTTGATCTTGTAGAGCAGCGCCTTGTAGCTGATGCGCAGCTTGCCGGCCGCGCGGCGCTTGTTCCACGCGGTGCGCTGGAGCATGGCGAGGATGGCCTCGCGCTCGGCGAGCATGGCCGCGCGCTTGCCGATGTCCTTGAGGGACATCTCCGCCTCCGGCATGGAGGGCGGGGGCGGCGGCGGCTGGGGCGCGTCGAAGGGGTTGGCGTAGCGCACGGGCGCGGGCGTGGCCGCGGGCGTGAGCTCCACCGCGGGCGTGTTGCCCCGGGCGGGCATCTCCAGCACCTGCACGGACGACGTGGCGACCAGGGGCACGGGCGCGGGCGTCATGGCGCGGGGCGTGGGCGCCGGGGGCTCCACGTCGCCGTCACCGGCGTAGGACGTGGGCAGGGACGGCGCGCTCGCGGGCACGCGGCCCCCGCTGCGCAGCTCCTCCATGACGAGCGAGGTGTCCTTGAGCACGCACAGCCGGCGCACCATGTTCTCCAGCTCGCGCACGTTGCCCGGCCACTCGTACTCGGTGAAGGCGCGCAGCACCTCGGGCGGCAGCTCCGCCACGCCACTCATGAAGCCGCGGCCGTACTTCTTGAGGAAGTGGTCCGTGAGGGGCACCACGTCCTCGGGGCGCTCGCGCAGGGAGGGCAGGCGGATGGCCACGACGTTGAGGCGGTAAAAGAGATCCTCGCGGAAGTTGCCCAGGGCGATCTCCCGCTCCAGGTCCCGGTTGGTGGCCACCACCACGCGGCTGTCCACGCGCACGCTCTTCTTGCCGCCCACGCGGAAGAACTCCTCGTCCTGGAGCACCTGCAGCAGCTTGGCCTGCAGGCGGATGGCCATCTCGCCAATCTCGTCCAGGAAGATGGTGCCCTGGTCGGCGAGCTCGAACTTGCCGGGCTTCTCCGCCGTGGCGCCGGTGAAGGCGCCGCGCTCGTGGCCGAACAGCTCGCTCTCCAGGAGCTCGCCGGGCAGCGCCGCGCAGTTGACCTTGATGAAGGGCTTGTTGCGCCGGTTGCTGCGCGCGTGGATCTCCCGGGCGATGACCTCCTTGCCCGTACCGGACTCGCCGAGCAACAGCACCGGCACGTCCGTGTCCGCGATGCGCTCCACCAGCGCGCGCGCCCGGCGCATGGCCGGTGAGTGCGAGATGACGATGCGCTCGTTGCTCGCCTCCTCCTTGGCGTGCGAGGGCACCACGGGCGCGCTCACCGGCGCCGGGCGCGCGGGCAGGCGGTTGCCCAGGGCGCGCGAGAGCGCGTCCTCCAGCTCGTCCGCGCCAAAGGGCTTGGACAGGTAGTCACTCGCGCCGAGCTTCATGGCGCGCATGGCGTCATCCGCGCCCGAGAGGGCCGAGAGGACGATGACGGGCGCGCCGCCACCCGAGGCCCGGTAGCGCTTGAGCACGTCCAGCCCGCTCATCTCCGGCATCATGACGTCCAGCAGCACCACGTCGAACGAACCACCCGACAACATCTCCAGGGCCTGGGAGCCGCTCGACGCGCTCCGCACCTGGTAGCCCGAGCTGCCCAGCAGCTCCGCGAGGAAGGTGCGCACCTGCTCTTCGTCGTCCACCACCAACACAGCGATCCGATCCATCCCCTCGCCTCCCCTCACCCAATCCATCGCGATTCCATCCGTGAGACGTCCATGTCGGCCGCGCCCCGAAACTCAAACCGTCAGTTCAATATCCACCGCCGGGCCGCGGCGCTGCTCACGATTCCTGCGCAAGTCCTGCAGTGCACCATTCAGGAGTTGCTCGGGCGTGCCCACCCGGTCCGGATAGCTCACCGCGCCCATGTCCAGCGAGGGGCGCAGCATCCGCCCCGCCACCTGCAGCCGCGCCAGGGCGAAGCGCTCGCGCACCCGCGTCATCACGTCCGGCACGCCCTCGGCGGAGGTGTTGGGCAGGAGCACGGCGAACTCCTCCTCGCCCACGCGCGCCACCACGTCCGCCTCGCGCACCGTCTGGTTCACCACCACCGAGCTGTAGACGAGCAGCCGCTCGGCCGTGGCCGGACCGGACTCCTTGCGCAGGGCGCGGAAGTCCTCGAGCGAGCCCACCACCAGCGAGAACGTCCCGCCAAAGCGCTCACAGCGCGTCATCTCCAGGGCGAGCAGCTCCAGCAGGAAGGCGCGCGTATAGAGACCCGTGAGGGGATCGTGGTGCGCCGCGGCGGCGCCCACGCCCTCGGGCAGCATGGCCCGGCGCACCGAGGCCTTCAGGCGCAGCTGGGCGCGCAGCCGCAAGACCAGCTCCTCGCCCGAGTCCGCGCGCGAGGCCACGTCCACGCCCATGCCCTTGGTCATGCAGAAGTGGTGGGCCTCGCCGTCCGCGGAGTCCACCAGGTACATCAGGGGCACCGTGCCCCGGCTCATCTGCCGCAGCCGACGCGCCACGGCCACGGCCACGAAGTCCGGCCCCTGGGCGGCGAGCACCACCGCGTCCGGGTGGATGGCCTCGAAGAGGGGCGCCGCCGCGTCGAAGCGCGTCACCGGCACCACCCGGAAGCCCGCCGTGGCCAGGGCCACCCGGGTGCGCTCGAGATCCTCGGCCCGTGGCTCCACCACCAGGACCGTGAGTTGCTCCGTCTTCGCGTCGTGTCTCAGTGCCACTTGCTGCCCCCGTGCGCCGACCGGAATTTTTTCCGACCTGTTTTCCGCGCGCCGTCCCCAGGATTTACAGTCCGACCCGCCCGACCCGCCCCGCCACCCCAGCCATCCCCCTGTTTTTCCTAGGGGAGGGAAGAAACTTGCTTCCCGTGACCCTAGGAATCAGCAACAGGCGTGCCAGCAAGTTCCCTCCGGAGGAAACGCTCCACCTCGTCTTCCACCAGATGGTGCTTGAAGGCGACGCGGCCGCCCACGATGACCACGGGGATGTCGTAGCGGTAGGTGGCCAGGAGCGTGGGGTCGGCGCGAATGTCTTCTTCCACCAAGTCGAAGGGGAGACGGGCGCGCACGCGCTCGAGCACGGCCTTCGCCTCGTCGCACAGACCGCAGCGGGGTTTCGAGTAGAGTCGGACAATCATTTGGGACGTGAGGATGGGACGCGATGCGCGGTCTGTCAGGTGACTTCTCGACGATGCCCCTCAAGGATCTCGTCGCGTACCTGGGCAACCGGAGGGTGACGGGGACGCTGCGGGTGCTGCGCGCCGGGGTGCGCAAGCTCTTGCTCGTGCGCGAGGGGCAGGTGCTCAGCGCCAGCTCCAACCAGCCGCGCGAGTACCTGGGCCAGTTCCTCATGCACATGGGGCACTTGAGCGAGGAGGACTTCCAGCGGGCCCATGCGCGGCAGCGCGAGACGCAGGTGCCGCTCGGCCAGCTGCTCGTGGCCGCGGGGACCGTGAGCGAGCAGACGGTGCGCGGCACGCTGCAGCTCAAGTTCCGCGAGGGCCTGCTGGAGATGTTCCGCTGGGAGGAGGGCGAGTTCTCCTTCGACGCGGGCGCGGTGGCCGAGGTGGAGGGCATCGAGGCGCGGGTGGACCTCTTGGACATCCACCGCGAGGGGGAGTTCCGCGAGACGGCGTGGCAGGCCATCCGGGCGGTGTTCCCCTCGGGCGCGGCCTACCTGGAGGTGGACGAGGGCCGGCTGGCCGAGCCGCCGCGGCCCGGCACCCTGGACGCGGCGCTGGTGGCGCGCGTGCGCGAGGGGTTGAGCATCGACGAGCTCGTGCGGGTCCTGCACGCCTCGGACTTCCTGGTGTACCAGCGGCTGTACGCGCTGCACCGGCAGGAGGCCCTGCGCGTGGTGAACACGCCGCCGCCGGGCCGCTCGCCCCCCGCCGCCCAGGAGCCGCTCGTGGCGGTGCCCTCCATGGAGGTGGAGCTGAGCGACGAGCTCACGACGGAGGAGCTCATCCAGTCGGCGCGCTCGGCGCTGGAGAACGGGGACTTCCAGCAGGGCGAGGCGCTCGCGCGGCGGGCCCACGAGCGCGCCGTCACGTCCGAGACGGAGGCCCTGCTGCACTCGGCGGAGGCGGTGCTGCTCGGGGTGCTGCGCCGGCGCATGCTGGACACGCCCCAGGTGCCCTCCTTGCGCGTGACGGCGGCGCAGCTCAAGACCACGCCCCTCACCTCGCCCGAGCGCTACCTGCTCTCGCGCATCGACGGCAAGCGCGACGTGCGGGACATCCTGGGCATGTCGCCCCTGCACGAGCTGGATGCGCTGCGCTACTTCCAGTCCTTCGTGGACACGGGCCTCGTGCGGCTCACCCCGCGCTAGGGCTGGGACTCGGCGGAGCGCACCGGCTCCGGCGCGGGCGCCGCGGGCGTCTGGGCCACCGGGAGGTGCTCCTCCTCCCCCTCGACCTCGTCCTCCCCGGGCACGGCCGCGGGGGGCGCCACGTCCGGGGTGGACGGGACGGGCGGCACGAGCGCGCCGGGCGGCAGCCGCGCCAGGCCCAGGCGCATGGCCTCGCGGCCGAGCCACGCGGCGCGGATGCGCCAGAGCGGCTCGTTGACGAGCACCGCGGCCACCGCGACCTTGGGGTTGTCCTTGGGCGCGAAGCCCACGAACCACGAGTAGTCCCGGAAGGGCTTGTTGTCCGCCAGGGTGCCCGTCTTGCCCACCGCGCCGGGCACGCCCATGCCCCGCTCGCGGAAGACGCGGCGGGCGGTGCCGCGGGTGACGGTGGCCTCCAGCATCGTCGTCAGGCCCCGGGCCACCTCGGGCGAGAGCACCCGCTCACCCGCGGAGGCGCGCGTGTCCTCGCCGGGCTCGAAGAGCACGGGCTCGCGCCACACGCCGCCATTGGCCGCCACGGACGCGAGCAGGGCGCCGTGCAGGGGCGAGAGGTACACGTCCCCGAAGCCCGCGCCCGTCTGGGCGAAGCGGAACTCGTCCCCCTCCGGCACCGAGGCCAGTGACACGTCCGTGGGCACCGGGAAGTCGATCTCCCGGTTGAAGTGGAAGCGCGCCGCCGCGCGCCGCAGGGCCTCGGGCGACAGGTGGCGCTGGGTGAGCTTGGCGAAGATGACGTTGGCGCTCTTGCCCATGGCCTCCGCGAGCGAGTGGCACTGCCCGTCGCTCGTGCTGTCCTCCAGGAGCTTCGAGGAGATGCGCCGCTTGCCGCCGTGGAAGCACGTCTCCGCCTCGGGCGTGAGGCCCGCCTCCAGGAGCGCGGCGCCGGTGACGATCTTGAAGATGCTCGCCGCGGGGAACACCGCGCGCGTGGACAGGCCCCGCACATCTGGCCGGGACTGGGAGTGCTCGGCCATGGCCAGCACCCGGCCCGTGGCGGGCTCGAGCACCACCACCGCGCCGAAGGGCACCTGGTACTGCGTGAGGATGGCGTTGAGTTGACCCTGGAGCACCGGATCGATGGTCAGCGGCACCTCGCCCGTCTTGTCCGCCAGCACCAGCCGCCCGGCGGCGTTCTTCTTCGCCCGCGAGAGCAGGTCCTGCTTCGCGCTGAGCGAGCGCAGGTGACCAAAGGGCGGATCCGCCTCCCGGGAGGGCACGGGCGCGGGCGGCAGCAGCCCGGGCAGCACCTCCACCGGGCCCACCTCCGCCAGGCCTCCCTCCGGCACGCCCGCGTCCGGCGCGAGCGCCTCCGCTGCCCGGACCTCCAACGGTCCCGCGTCCGGCGACGCGGCCTCGGCCCCGGGCGGCTGGCCCGGGTCGGGGATACCGCCTTCGTCCGCGCCGACGAGCAGCAGCAGCAGGGGCAACAGCAGCGTGGCGGGGATGACTCGGGAGACCGTCATGCGCGGGGGACTCGCGGGGGCGAGGGGGGAGCGGGCATCGTACCCGGCCGTTCCCGCCCGTCCATTCCCTCCGAGCCCGAGTGTCGTCCCCTCGCCTGCCCGGCGAGAATGCTGGCGAGCCCCCCGGGGGGCCGATAGGGTCC includes:
- a CDS encoding glycoside hydrolase family 3 protein, with translation MERLFSRRKSAPRAALLLLSLAACKDPNPPEPAPVEPPIEQPQPEPEKPPEPPQPPGPLTWPAVQSAIPKDPAIEAKVDELLADMTLEEKVGQITQVEIANVTPEDVKKYHLGSVLNGGGSWPGGKKNATVAEWYTLADQLWEASMDPANPHRIPIIWGVDAVHGHNNVKGATFFPHNIGLGAANDPDLMRRIGEVTAREVAHTGLDWAFGPTVAVVRDDRWGRTYEGYSEDPAIVEAYAGKIVEGLQGQLAKDAKVNERVIASAKHFLGDGATTDGTDQGISELTEKDLRDIHGRGYVTALQAGAQTVMASFNSWKNKDQGNNAKAYKMHGNKYLLTDVLKTQMGFDGFVISDWNGHGQVKPDNSDSSRACTNSDCPQAIIAGVDMIMVPYRADWTAFITNTLASVKSGEIPEDRLNDAVRRILRVKFRMGLFDRPKPSARNASHEVGTAEHRAVAREAVRKSLVLLKNNDNVLPVSRTAKVLVTGKSANSLTNQAGGWSITWQGTDTSEADFGGGTTFWKAVQKVAPTAKLDTSAAGSMADASYDVVFAVIGETPYAEGNGDIRKTQTLDMARLRPEDQTLLDGLRAKGVKKIVTVLYSGRPLYMNKMINQSDAFVAAWLPGTEGEGLTDVLFRKEDGAVDHDFHGKLSFSWPKAPCQTTLNKGDTGYDPLFPYGHGLTYAQSSTLGVLDEPTQATGCGAPPSDGTTTTEPLVIFERGNVDNWVMRVGAPSNWGGKEVRQSTSVTTYSDANELAITPTDDEDGLQWAAVRSVWSGTGQVYMQNRSGDDTVNLQRYLNSKGALVFSVKVNSAPTGQVNLSMHCKHPCLGEIQLTKTLQDLAGKTEWTELAVPLQCFADSGLDFSLVNTPFLLYTSAPMDVSLARIRWEPNRTGNVSCTDGTAATPPTPITADKDAFVNGLSDTALFDAPNGWTVGTSGTVTVNSAFVDADTNEQLIDVQMKNLKEGGGNGGMGFGVKSPHLLDVSGIASTGGVEFEIRVLDYGTTTEDFWVKSVCKRKPDGCATGDLKTLIGHPAVGTWKTVKMPFTNASYLSTWDTTQVSSVLEILPAWGDQGGTIHFQLRNVRFKKQL
- a CDS encoding sigma-54-dependent transcriptional regulator; amino-acid sequence: MDRIAVLVVDDEEQVRTFLAELLGSSGYQVRSASSGSQALEMLSGGSFDVVLLDVMMPEMSGLDVLKRYRASGGGAPVIVLSALSGADDAMRAMKLGASDYLSKPFGADELEDALSRALGNRLPARPAPVSAPVVPSHAKEEASNERIVISHSPAMRRARALVERIADTDVPVLLLGESGTGKEVIAREIHARSNRRNKPFIKVNCAALPGELLESELFGHERGAFTGATAEKPGKFELADQGTIFLDEIGEMAIRLQAKLLQVLQDEEFFRVGGKKSVRVDSRVVVATNRDLEREIALGNFREDLFYRLNVVAIRLPSLRERPEDVVPLTDHFLKKYGRGFMSGVAELPPEVLRAFTEYEWPGNVRELENMVRRLCVLKDTSLVMEELRSGGRVPASAPSLPTSYAGDGDVEPPAPTPRAMTPAPVPLVATSSVQVLEMPARGNTPAVELTPAATPAPVRYANPFDAPQPPPPPPSMPEAEMSLKDIGKRAAMLAEREAILAMLQRTAWNKRRAAGKLRISYKALLYKIKECGIIDPRAAAEF
- a CDS encoding penicillin-binding transpeptidase domain-containing protein produces the protein MTVSRVIPATLLLPLLLLLVGADEGGIPDPGQPPGAEAASPDAGPLEVRAAEALAPDAGVPEGGLAEVGPVEVLPGLLPPAPVPSREADPPFGHLRSLSAKQDLLSRAKKNAAGRLVLADKTGEVPLTIDPVLQGQLNAILTQYQVPFGAVVVLEPATGRVLAMAEHSQSRPDVRGLSTRAVFPAASIFKIVTGAALLEAGLTPEAETCFHGGKRRISSKLLEDSTSDGQCHSLAEAMGKSANVIFAKLTQRHLSPEALRRAAARFHFNREIDFPVPTDVSLASVPEGDEFRFAQTGAGFGDVYLSPLHGALLASVAANGGVWREPVLFEPGEDTRASAGERVLSPEVARGLTTMLEATVTRGTARRVFRERGMGVPGAVGKTGTLADNKPFRDYSWFVGFAPKDNPKVAVAAVLVNEPLWRIRAAWLGREAMRLGLARLPPGALVPPVPSTPDVAPPAAVPGEDEVEGEEEHLPVAQTPAAPAPEPVRSAESQP
- a CDS encoding DUF4388 domain-containing protein, whose translation is MRGLSGDFSTMPLKDLVAYLGNRRVTGTLRVLRAGVRKLLLVREGQVLSASSNQPREYLGQFLMHMGHLSEEDFQRAHARQRETQVPLGQLLVAAGTVSEQTVRGTLQLKFREGLLEMFRWEEGEFSFDAGAVAEVEGIEARVDLLDIHREGEFRETAWQAIRAVFPSGAAYLEVDEGRLAEPPRPGTLDAALVARVREGLSIDELVRVLHASDFLVYQRLYALHRQEALRVVNTPPPGRSPPAAQEPLVAVPSMEVELSDELTTEELIQSARSALENGDFQQGEALARRAHERAVTSETEALLHSAEAVLLGVLRRRMLDTPQVPSLRVTAAQLKTTPLTSPERYLLSRIDGKRDVRDILGMSPLHELDALRYFQSFVDTGLVRLTPR
- a CDS encoding diguanylate cyclase domain-containing protein; this translates as MALRHDAKTEQLTVLVVEPRAEDLERTRVALATAGFRVVPVTRFDAAAPLFEAIHPDAVVLAAQGPDFVAVAVARRLRQMSRGTVPLMYLVDSADGEAHHFCMTKGMGVDVASRADSGEELVLRLRAQLRLKASVRRAMLPEGVGAAAAHHDPLTGLYTRAFLLELLALEMTRCERFGGTFSLVVGSLEDFRALRKESGPATAERLLVYSSVVVNQTVREADVVARVGEEEFAVLLPNTSAEGVPDVMTRVRERFALARLQVAGRMLRPSLDMGAVSYPDRVGTPEQLLNGALQDLRRNREQRRGPAVDIELTV
- a CDS encoding glutaredoxin family protein, whose translation is MIVRLYSKPRCGLCDEAKAVLERVRARLPFDLVEEDIRADPTLLATYRYDIPVVIVGGRVAFKHHLVEDEVERFLRRELAGTPVADS